One Natronomonas gomsonensis genomic window, TCGACGACGACGTTCGCCAACCGCCCGCCAGCAGCGGTCTCACACGCCGTCGCGTACTCGGCGGAGACGCCGCCCAACTGCCCGACGGTGCCGTGGACGCCGTTCATCTCGGCGTTCAGAATCGTCGTCACCGCCCGTCCATACGAGGTGTCGCCGCTCTCGCCGGCGCGAGCCTCCAGTTCGGCGTACTCCTGCTGTTTCGCCGAAAGGTCGTCCTCGACGGATTCGAGGTCTTCCTGTAAGCCGCGCTTCTCCTCGCGGAGGTCCTCGACGACTTCCGTGATGGTTCCGCGGTTGGCTTCGGCTTTCTCCAGTTCGTTTTCGAGGTCCGAGAGTTCGGCGTCCAGCTCCGGGAGTCGGTCCTCGGCGGCCTCGATTTCCTCGCGCTTCTCGCGTTCCTCCTTCGAGCGCCGTCTGGATTCGTCGAGAAGGCGGTCCTGTTCTCGCTGGAGGTCGTTGCGCTCGTCTTTGGCCTCCTGTATCGCCTCGCGTTTGGCCTCCAAGGCGTCGCGAACCTCCTCGTACTCGGTGTCGACGGCCTCGATTTCGGCCTCGACGGCTTCGAGTTCGGACTCCTTCTCCTGTACGTCGGCCTTCAGCGAGGACTTCTCGACCTTCTTGTTTCGGATGTCGGCTTCGAGGTCCTCGATTTTCTCCTGTTTGCGGTCGACTTGGACGAACGCCTGTCGCCGCTTGGCTTCGCTGTCCTCGATACGCTCTTCTGCGGCCTCGACTTTGTCTTCGAGTCGCGCAACCTCGCCCTTTATCTCCTCGATTTCTCGCTTGATGGCGAGCTGTTCGTCCTCGCCTTTCCGTTCGATTTCGGCGTTGAGGTCCGCGAGGTCCTCCTCGAGGCGAGTGACTTTCCCCTGCCGTTCGTCGAGTTCGCGCTGGAGGTCTTCCAGTTCGGCCGCTTTCTCCTCGCGTTTCTCGGTCGCGGCTTCGAACTCCTCGCGTTTGTCCTCGAGTTCCGCGGCCTTCTGATACCCTTCGTACTCGGCTTTCTCGTCTTTGAGGTCCTTGTATTCGAGCGCCGTCTCCCGTTCGTCTTCGAGTTGGTCCAGCCGCGTCTCCTTTTCCTCGATGCGGAGTTCCGCCTCGTCGACGCGCTCTTGGACCGTCTCCAGTTCCTCGAAGGCGTCGGCCTTCTTGGCGTCGAACTCCGCGACGCCGGCGATTTCGTCGATGATTTCCCGACGGTTGCCGGCCGTCATCGTGATGATTTCGGTCACGTCCCCCTGCATCACGACGTTGTACCCTTCGGGGGTCACGCCCGCCTGTGCGAGCAAATCGCGGATGTCGGAGAGGTTCACCGACCGACCGTTGAGGTAGTAATAGGAGTAGTAGGTGTCCTCGTCGGTCTGTTTGACCCGTCGGCGAATCGAAATCTCCTCGACATCGCCGACCTTCTCCGAGCCGGCGGCGGAGACGACCTGGTCTCGGGAGAGCGTGCCGTCGGCGTTGTCGAGGATGACCTCGACGGCGGCCTCGCGCTCCCCGGCGAAGCCGTCGTCGGCGTCATCGTGACCCGGATTGTAGATGAGGTCTGTGAGTTTGTCCGCGCGGATGCCCGACGTGCGGGCCAATCCGAGCGCGAACAGAATCGAGTCGATGATGTTGGACTTTCCGGAGCCGTTCGGACCGCTAATCGTGGTGAAGTCCTCGTAAAACGGGATTCGCGTCTTACGGCCGAAGCTCTTGAAGTTGTCAAGGACGAGCTCTTTGATGTGCATGGGGGCGCTCGTGGCGTCCCCGAATCAGGCGACGATGATGTCGTCGCCGGACTCGGAGTCCGCGTTGTCCTCCTCCTCGGCCTCCTCGCTTGTAACCTCGTCGGCCGACGCTTCCCCGTCGTCAGCCGATTCCTCGGTCTCCTGCTCGGGCGTCTGCTCCTGTGCTTCGGCACGGGTCATCCGACCCTCGAGCACGTCGTTTTCGATGTTGACTTCGCTCTCGACGGCGTGGAGTCGCTCTTTGGTTTCGACCAACTCGTCGGTTAGCCCGTCGATGGTCGCTTCCAAATCACGCACCTTGGCCTCGAGTTCCTCCACTCGGTTCCCGGACATACCTCCATTGGGCGCCCCCGGACGTATAAAGGTGCGTCAGACATTGACAACAGTTCTGATACGTCGCGCGGGCGGCCCACCTCCGCTCGGTAGTCTGCTTCCCGCATCCGTTCGTTAGCCTAATGCATCCCCGCGAGTACGTACACCCAATGACCGCACAGACCGCCGAGCAACGCCAACTCACGGCCGTCATCGGCCTTGAGGTTCACGTCCAACTCGAGACGGACACGAAGATTTTCTGTGGCTGTTCGACCGACGCCGCCGCCGACGAGGAGCCGAACACCCGGACCTGTCCCGTCTGTCTGGGACTGCCGGGGACGCTACCGGTGCTCAACGAGGGGGCCGTCGAGGCCGCCGTGAAGGTGGGGAAAGCACTCGATTCGGACATCCCCGAGGAGACCCGGTTCCACCGGAAGAACTACTACTACCCCGACTTGCCCAAGAACTTCCAGATAACGCAGTACGACGCGCCGGTGTGTGACGGCGGCGAACTCGAATTCTCCGTCGAAGGCGAGCGCCGGAGCGTCCGCATCGAACGCGCCCACCTCGAGGAGGACCCCGGAAGTCTCCAACACGCCGGCGGGTCCATCGACACCGCCGAGTACACGCTCGTCGACTACAACCGCGCCGGGACGCCGCTGATGGAAATCGTCACCGCTCCCGACTTCCGCGGTGCCGAGGAGGCCCGGGCGTTCCTCGCGAAACTCACCGAGGTACTGGAGTATCTCGGCGTCTTCGACGCCACCCGGGACGGCAGTCTCCGCGTCGACGCCAACCTCTCTATCGTCGACGCGAGTGAGGTGGACGACGACGGCGCGATTTCGACCGACGTACTCGAATCGGCCAACCGCACCGAAGTCAAGAACATCTCCAGTCACAAGGGCGCCGAGAAGGCACTCGCCTACGAGGAGACCCGCCAGAAGAACGCCATCCAGCGCGGCCGCGAAATTCAACAGGAGACGCGTCACTGGGACGAATCCCGAGGCATCACCGTCTCGATGCGCTCGAAGGAAGAGGAGAAGGATTACCGCTACTTCCAGGAGGCTGATTTGCCGCCGCTCCGCGTCTCCGACTGGAAGGCGAAAATCGACATTCCTGAACTCCCGGACGCTCGCCGCGAGCGGTTCCAAACGGAGTACGGCCTCGATTCGGAGTCGGCCTCGAAACTCACCTCCACGAAACAGGTCGCGGACTTCTATGAGCGCATCGCCGAGACGTTCGACGCCGGACTGGCGGCGACGTGGGTCGCCGACAACCTCCTCGGCGAGTTGAACTACCGCGACATGTCGATTACCGACATCGAGGGGCGTCTCGACGAGTTCGCGCGTCTCGTCGAGTTGGTCGGCGACGACGAAATCACGACGAAAAACGCCGAGGAAATCGTCCTCCGCCGGATGCTCGACGACGAACTCACGCCGGACGACATCGTCGAGGAGGAAGGCCTCGGAAAGACCGACGAAGGCGCCGTCGAGTCCGCTGTCGAGTCGGCCATCGAGGACAACCCCGACGCCGTCGAGGACTACCACGCCGGCGAGGACGGCGCGCTCAACTTCCTCGTCGGGCAGGTGATGCAGGAGACGGGCGGCAGCGCCGACCCCGGGACCGTCAACGAACTGCTTCGGGAGGCACTCGCTGAAAGCTGATGAACCCCGGTCAACGCGTCGACCCGGTTGCGGTTCGCTCGACGGCTGTCTCGGTGGCCAGCGACTACGCCTCGGCTGGCAGCGACTTCTCGTATCACCAGGCGGCGGCGATTCACCACCACGTCAACGAGACCATCAGTTACGTCCCCGACCCGCGTTCGCGGAACTACATCGCCCCGCCCGATGAGACGCTTGAGACGGGCGCCGGCGACTGCGACTGTCAGGCCGTCCTCGTCGCCTCGCTTTTGGAAGCCATCGGCGCGACGACGCGGCTGGCGACCGTCGAAGCGCCCGACGGGAGCCGACACATGCTCCCGGAGGTGTACCTCGCCGACGAGGGCGAAGACACCTCGATAATCGCCGACGACCTCGGGGACTTCTACGGCAGTCAGGGCTATTCGACGGGTTGGTTCAACTATGAGACGGATTCCAGTGGGATGGTGTGGTACCCCGCCGACACCGCGATGGGGTCCTACATCGGCGACCTCTCGGCGCTGTCGGATGCCGGCTACGTCGGCGATTACACCGACGGGTCGTGGTCGTGGTACTCCGTCGAGTACCACCACTACTGACGAGGGGGTCGAGCGGTGTTGCTGGCTCGGACACCGGTTGGAAGACGGCTCCGCCCCTACTGGTTGGGTACTGGCTTGAACACACCTCGTGACGTAGTGTTATGTCGATGTTCGAGACAATGCTCACCGAGGGGGTCGTACTGGCGGAGGCGCTCGCGCCGCTTCAGAGCTCCCAGGCCGAACTGCTCGGCCGGATACGGAACGACACGTTGCTGAGTGCGTCGCTGTGGGTGAACGTCGCGTTGGCCGGGCTGTCCGTCCTGTTGTTCGTGTACATGGGTCGGAACGTCCGCTCTCCGCGAGCGAAACTCATCTGGGGTGCGACGCTTTTGATACCGCTGGTATCGATTTCGAGCTATCTGGGGCTGCTCTCGGGGCTCACGGTCGGACTCATCGAGATGCCACCCGGGCACGCCCTCGAAGGGGAGGCTGTCCTCAGTCAGTGGGGTCGGTATCTGACGTGGGCGCTGTCGACGCCGTTGATTCTGCTCGCGTTGGGGTTGCTCGCCGACGTGGACATCGGCGACCTGTTCGTCGTCATCGCCGCCGATATCGCGATGTGTCTAACCGGTCTCGCGGCAGCGCTGACCACGTCGTCGTACGCCTTCCGGTGGGCGTTCTATCTCATCAGCTGTAGCTTCTTCGTCGTCGTCCTCTATGCCCTGCTGGCGGAGTGGCCGGTGGACGCCGAACGCGCGGGCACCGCCGAGGTGTTCGGTACGCTCCGGACGCTGACGGTCGTCCTCTGGCTGGGCTATCCGATAATCTGGGCCGTCGGCGTCGAAGGGTTCGCACTCGTACAATCCGTCGGCGTCACGTCGTGGGGATACTCGGCGCTCGACGTGCTCGCGAAGTACGTCTTCGCGTACATCCTCCTGCGGTGGGTCCTCGATAATCAAGACACTGTCGAGCGGGCAAACACCGGTGCGGTGAGAGCGGAAACTCCGGCCGACGACTGACGACGCTTCGGCGTCGGGTGGACGCTCAGTCGCTTTCGGCGCTTTCGGCGCTGTCGACGCTTTCGGTCATTCCTGCGATGGGGTTGTCGGGGTCCTCGACACGCGGGTCGAGTGCCAACAGCACACCCAACAGCACCGTGGCGACGATTTCGAGCGTCTTCGAGACGACGGCAAGCGTCACCTGTCCGGGTTGGTCTGTGCCCGTGAAAATACCGACGAGCGGGTCGACGTAATGGGTCGCGACGACTTCGCCGAGGCCCTCGTGGCTGTGGTCGGTCGCCGTCACCTCGCCGGCGCCGGAGAGGCCGTGTTCGAGGACGGAGTGCCACGCCAGCCA contains:
- a CDS encoding bacteriorhodopsin, with amino-acid sequence MFETMLTEGVVLAEALAPLQSSQAELLGRIRNDTLLSASLWVNVALAGLSVLLFVYMGRNVRSPRAKLIWGATLLIPLVSISSYLGLLSGLTVGLIEMPPGHALEGEAVLSQWGRYLTWALSTPLILLALGLLADVDIGDLFVVIAADIAMCLTGLAAALTTSSYAFRWAFYLISCSFFVVVLYALLAEWPVDAERAGTAEVFGTLRTLTVVLWLGYPIIWAVGVEGFALVQSVGVTSWGYSALDVLAKYVFAYILLRWVLDNQDTVERANTGAVRAETPADD
- a CDS encoding transglutaminase-like domain-containing protein, with translation MNPGQRVDPVAVRSTAVSVASDYASAGSDFSYHQAAAIHHHVNETISYVPDPRSRNYIAPPDETLETGAGDCDCQAVLVASLLEAIGATTRLATVEAPDGSRHMLPEVYLADEGEDTSIIADDLGDFYGSQGYSTGWFNYETDSSGMVWYPADTAMGSYIGDLSALSDAGYVGDYTDGSWSWYSVEYHHY
- the gatB gene encoding Asp-tRNA(Asn)/Glu-tRNA(Gln) amidotransferase subunit GatB → MTAQTAEQRQLTAVIGLEVHVQLETDTKIFCGCSTDAAADEEPNTRTCPVCLGLPGTLPVLNEGAVEAAVKVGKALDSDIPEETRFHRKNYYYPDLPKNFQITQYDAPVCDGGELEFSVEGERRSVRIERAHLEEDPGSLQHAGGSIDTAEYTLVDYNRAGTPLMEIVTAPDFRGAEEARAFLAKLTEVLEYLGVFDATRDGSLRVDANLSIVDASEVDDDGAISTDVLESANRTEVKNISSHKGAEKALAYEETRQKNAIQRGREIQQETRHWDESRGITVSMRSKEEEKDYRYFQEADLPPLRVSDWKAKIDIPELPDARRERFQTEYGLDSESASKLTSTKQVADFYERIAETFDAGLAATWVADNLLGELNYRDMSITDIEGRLDEFARLVELVGDDEITTKNAEEIVLRRMLDDELTPDDIVEEEGLGKTDEGAVESAVESAIEDNPDAVEDYHAGEDGALNFLVGQVMQETGGSADPGTVNELLREALAES
- a CDS encoding DUF7518 family protein, with the protein product MSGNRVEELEAKVRDLEATIDGLTDELVETKERLHAVESEVNIENDVLEGRMTRAEAQEQTPEQETEESADDGEASADEVTSEEAEEEDNADSESGDDIIVA